In the genome of Bacillus sp. S3, one region contains:
- the prsW gene encoding glutamic-type intramembrane protease PrsW — protein MLGILSAGVAPGLALLSYFYLKDEYEPEPISFVLRTFIYGALLVFPIMFIQHVLEVEHLLKSNLFNAFLSSSLLEEFFKWFILFYVVYQHVEFDEPFDGIVYGVAVSLGFATVENIFYLIANGIEHAMARALLPVSSHALFGVIMGFYIGKAKFTDGNKAKWVLLSLLLPFTLHGFYDFILISLEHWLFIIFPFMIFLWWFGLRKVKKAKVMSANHFKKQYPVQKTLHS, from the coding sequence ATGCTGGGAATTTTATCTGCCGGAGTTGCCCCCGGTCTGGCATTACTAAGTTATTTTTATTTAAAAGATGAATATGAGCCAGAACCAATTTCCTTTGTTCTTCGGACGTTTATTTATGGAGCTCTCCTAGTTTTTCCTATAATGTTTATCCAACATGTTCTAGAAGTAGAGCATTTGCTTAAATCGAATCTTTTTAATGCGTTCCTGAGTTCAAGTTTGCTTGAAGAATTTTTTAAATGGTTCATTCTTTTTTATGTTGTTTACCAGCATGTTGAGTTTGACGAACCATTTGACGGGATTGTATATGGCGTAGCAGTTTCCCTAGGCTTTGCCACTGTTGAAAATATCTTTTATTTAATAGCAAATGGGATTGAACATGCGATGGCACGGGCCTTATTGCCGGTATCCAGCCATGCACTCTTTGGCGTAATTATGGGTTTTTATATTGGAAAAGCAAAATTTACTGATGGAAATAAAGCCAAATGGGTACTGCTCTCTTTGCTTTTACCTTTCACTCTTCACGGATTCTACGATTTTATATTGATTTCCTTAGAACATTGGCTGTTTATTATTTTTCCTTTTATGATTTTCCTGTGGTGGTTTGGCTTAAGGAAAGTGAAAAAAGCGAAAGTAATGAGCGCGAATCATTTCAAAAAACAATATCCCGTACAAAAGACTCTTCATTCCTGA